In the Vespa crabro chromosome 10, iyVesCrab1.2, whole genome shotgun sequence genome, one interval contains:
- the LOC124427625 gene encoding supervillin-like isoform X1, with product MVAAGATVLMAASGESSSNGTENNSSECVNATDPSKCNEIQCNEQNTECRPRKNLIPCSSDKDKKNSYMLGKSNRATQRVENKDQHKNLALHKVTHIRETKASRLRAASIVSSNINTSKRLGVLETSTPSGSQLSANLSTKVDNPVSSDNGNTMNPVRERDKSYKRKSYLNRSSNIEAVPSDRLINSEYNERRGSRQSSKQNHISDTILSSDTGASHQTATSSQKKHTESKLGSSRVNFHYNTHRSKPNASSTVTSIPNTKCCNTPQSSKDGHSDSEVSRRVDALTALTKATMERVERLASHSGLSVNHKQKSEIHLTNVSPTRNVAKCTNHSANIHTTVSPSKCSILKKSTDEYPQDSCSGRQPPVSILKHKVVENETGQSSSSTSHNTLPVTFSPSVIEPIHKRHGILKKRSSLDESEILRRRSCSPDVTFNDNNYSEFRPILKNQRRSSLDEIIKRDQSPDPQPTSILKRKSSREDDREDGQIGSPEPQGILKRKSTNNTRSNNTIHHVTIATDLTNGIETFEGSEVRPILKKKHSREESSGNDPPSLEPRPILKKKSSTESDEHDDKPKKTILKCSRKSSQDECNYDMDITSPKKLSMLKNRVLQSRSSGLSENDCVKPILKQSTSREIETRVRLHIHDTNVLSDLSVTGNNLFLRKRAQSVGHVQPSNICNELAVVRDKRRSLESSSLCDMLQNQSYIKSMSGNNLRSHLTQSNESSVTTRRDSIDSATVDEKINKEYKDKRLILKKETSSEIKSESHEFAINRNCEKNINFYTQMSISKKAEINLNSPVNESKTDLETSNIEENYIAHRSNSVSAMALHFKNMEENVTSKEKSTSQNVQYKASHGIQRYRERKLQGNDRFNTQPVTLQEVQEAVLQNQRNAASNNEASNIKAESTYTPDDEYDPSKLSLADRVRLFNQKIIAETSSSSNKVSQERHLRRRPGTRYKTQPVTSEEVEVASRISPLNAVEKISLTKGIFEESQNTIDNTQLSSGSQNELPKSILKSSTYHSNNLFRTKSPELEGLKLIKSVLKKESEELQQQAFNTCDIMPHSNLRSSTPISSDKCDSNYANDETTNNDTFLQSKNIDVKQHQDEEKEDTMVTLSKDFYHLHNLEEHDDKEGIHTEIKQEHTVPCLTKVISQDKSCRSRTNFNLDEIDNIKMDSVMSQKYNSEDKHLPKNEIPQSSDDDASSSGSREVRGIIKNEAIFRRRQNALTKQAKHVALSKSASHHALSSEGTSFDITKEKCNATTTLPGLYRSATQTIPISEAAESPSMSIADRLAALQRSGNTNWKRRIMSETSDVLCSATFNKEELTIRQGVLADCLGKLESATEGWKKRIAAPDAIKFTVAGKMKVEQTENLEESSSSLCIEVINNITDKKKRPRPERFKGRKDTKDVLSTPSSPSKDSPITVRRSFSEPASDESGEENKTKSTALATVSVPKVDDETFTSFYTGVSLKKCETERFSLDENAFDVITSHSELLGQKRNIQTQKRRAASKNPIKLLASRTDLKSEYTEVSTGIAEKVMRSLNVEKLAKNSALAVEALAGLASTEDFSAITLRNIADANYTMNKLRPYKDLMLIMVKGRRHVQARLVEPVANSINSGDTYVLVTKSEVYNYVGKYSNVIEKARAAEIALSIQQNKDLGCQASQVITINEDKITCTRSQIKQFWNYLGIDTDIDVIDGGHPDEDELYESAIINTNMIYEVKDEELVPLEKYWGAIPKIEMLDLNKILVFDFGSEMYIWTGKRASNNKKKVATRLATELWKEGYDYTECAICPINAAFMIGRRNKLLTDIKTEKTRPSWCLFAKLTQHVETVLFREKFLDWPNVAGIIKMKTIKDKEQIDGTIIVEPCNLNVIIEPNNTPVDLNIKGCHLGRGTGWYDDELMKQYTVETTSINVWHIDEFSHTLLDNLSNGQFYTGDSYIIRWMYSVTITGRELSGLQSKHSAKGRDRSVYFIWQGKNASLNEQGAAALLTVELDNEQGPQIRVVQGYEPAAFLNLFSGGMVIHMGKKADKRYDQQWRLYICRGTLESEIFLTEIPCSTRQLRSRGSFLLLDIKGAKIYVWHGSNALPHIRKNALFAANKIKDKRLEEFGLTFEIDLDIFEINEGAEPEEFFNALGGMNKTLYISLKKDQIQDHTPRLFHFSSITKEFKVTEILCLHRGHLPTPFPFLQDELYQVNQPALFLLDNKNEVWIWQGWWPDSEAEDHSGSKAVRWQAERKTTMTMAIQYWESIHPNITKFPIYLVWAGLEPLQFINLFPTWTYRDDIAELNMQEGRNPGEMLKVESELARLTQSTYPPAQLLQRPLPVGVDPTRLELYLSQQHFQELLGMSKEEFQELPMWKQVNLKKEVGLF from the exons atGGTAGCTGCTGGTGCAACAGTTTTGATGGCAGCCAGCGGAGAAAGTTCTTCGAATGGAACAGAAAATAACTCATCAGAATGTGTAAATGCTACTGATCCCTCTAAGTGTAATGAAATACAGTGCAATGAACAAAATACCGAGTGCAGACCTAGAAAGAATTTAATACCTTGTTCGTCTGATA aggataaaaaaaatagctaTATGTTAGGAAAGTCTAATCGTGCGACGCAGAGAGTGGAAAATAAAGATCAACATAAAAATCTTGCATTACATAAGGTAACGCATATTCGTGAGACTAAAGCTTCTAGGCTACGTGCTGCTTCTATTGTATCATCGAATA TTAATACATCAAAACGATTAGGTGTTTTGGAAACTTCTACTCCTTCTGGCTCCCAACTGAGTGCTAATTTATCTACTAAAGTA GACAATCCAGTATCTTCAGACAATGGTAATACAATGAATCCGgtgcgagaaagagataaaagttataaaagaaaatcatatcTAAATCGATCGAGCAATATAGAGGCAGTTCCATCAGATCGTTTAATTAACT CtgaatataatgaaagaagagGTTCAAGACAATCAAGTAAACAAAATCACATATCCGATACAATATTGTCTTCCGATACTGGTGCTTCTCATCAGACTGCTACTAGCTCACAAAAAAAGCATACAGAATCAAAACTTGGCTCATCGCgtgttaattttcattataacaCACATCGTTCCAAACCTAATGCCTCATCAACTGTTACATCTATTCCAAATACGAAATGTTGTAACACACCGCAAAGCag TAAGGACGGTCATAGTGATTCAGAAGTCTCGAGAAGGGTTGATGCATTGACTGCATTGACAAAAGCTACTATGGAACGAGTAGAAAGACTTGCATCACATAGTGGTTTATCAGTAAATCATAAACAAAAGTCTGAGATTCATTTAACTAATGTATCACCTACAAGAAATGTGGCAAAATGTACAAATCATTCTGCAAACATTCATACAACAGTATCACCAAGTAAATGTTCTATCTTAAAAAAATCAACTGATGAATATCCACAAGATTCTTGTTCAGGACGTCAACCACCAGTATCTATACTTAAGCATAAGGTGGTTGAAAATGAAACAGGTCAATCTTCATCTAGTACGTCACACAATACATTACCTGTGACATTTTCACCATCTGTGATAGAACCAATTCATAAAAGGCATGGTATCTTAAAAAAACGTAGTAGTTTGGATGAAAGCGAAATACTTCGACGGCGCAGTTGTTCACCTGATGTCACTTTTAATGATAACAACTATTCCGAATTTAGGcctattttaaaaaatcaaaggCGATCGTCTTtagatgaaattataaaacgaGATCAAAGCCCTGATCCTCAACCTACTTCTATATTGAAACGTAAGTCTTCTAGAGAAGACGATAGAGAAGATGGCCAAATTGGTTCTCCAGAACCACAGGGAattcttaaaagaaaatctacaAATAATACAAGATCAAATAATACTATTCATCACGTGACTATTGCAACAGATCTTACAAATGGTATTGAAACATTTGAAGGTTCTGAAGTGAGGccaatattgaaaaaaaagcaCAGTAGAGAGGAATCCTCTGGTAATGATCCTCCTTCGCTCGAGCCGCGTccaatattgaaaaaaaaatcaagtacAGAATCTGACGAACACGATGATAAACCtaagaaaacaattttgaaGTGTTCACGAAAAAGTTCACAAGATGAATGCAATTATGATATGGATATAACTTCTCCTAAGAAACTTTCTATGTTAAAAAATCGTGTTTTACAATCTAGATCAAGTGGATTGTCAGAAAATGATTGTGTGAAACCAATATTAAAACAATCTACTTCTCGAGAAATTGAGACACGTGTACGCTTACATATTCATGATACAAATGTATTAAGTGACTTATCTGTAACTGGAAATAACTTGTTTTTACGAAAACGAGCACAATCGGTTGGTCATGTACAACCTTCTAATATTTGTAACGAGTTAGCTGTTGTACGTGATAAAAGAAGATCTCTTGAATCAAGTTCTTTGTGTGATATGTTGCAAAATCaatcatatataaaatcaatgagtGGTAACAATTTAAGGTCGCATTTAACACAGTCTAATGAAAGTTCAGTCACAACCCGTCGCGATTCCATTGATAG TGCAACTGTGGACGAGAAAatcaataaagaatataaagacaAACGATTGATACTCAAGAAAGAAACATCAAGTGAAATAAAATCTGAATCCCACGAATTTGCTATAAATAGAAATTGTGagaaaaacataaatttttatacccAAATGTCTATATCTAAGAAAgctgaaattaatttaaattcacCTGTGAATGAATCAAAAACGGATTTGGAAACAAGcaatatagaagaaaattatattgcaCATCGTAGTAACAGTGTGTCTGCAATGGctttacattttaaaaatatggaGGAGAATGTAACGTCTAAAGAGAAAAGTACATCTCAAAATGTACAATATAAAGCGTCACATGGTATACAACGTTATAGAGAACGTAAGCTTCAAGGCAATGATAGATTTAATACACAACCAGTAACTTTACAAGAGGTCCAAGAAGCTGTATTACAAAATCAACGTAATGCTGCTTCAAACAATGAAGCATCTAATATAAAAGCAGAAAGTACTTATACACCTGATGATGAATATGATCCATCAAAATTGAGTTTAGCAGATCGGGTGAgattatttaatcaaaaaatCATAGCAGAGACATCATCTTCATCAAACAAAGTTTCTCAGGAAAGACATTTACGAAGGCGACCTGGTACTCGTTATAAGACACAACCCGTTACATCTGAAGAAGTAGAAGTTGCATCTCGTATATCTCCATTAAACGCTGttgagaaaatttctttaactaaag GTATTTTTGAAGAATCTCAAAATACAATTGATAATACCCAATTGTCTTCTGGTTCTCAAAATGAATTGCCTAAAAGTATCTTAAAATCTTCTACCTACCATTCAAATAATCTATTTCGAACTAAAAGTCCTGAACTTGAAggtttgaaattaataaagtcTGTACTTAAAAAAGAATCAGAGGAATTGCAACAGCAAGCTTTTAATACTTGTGATATTATGCCACATTCAAATTTAAGAAGCAGTACTCCTATATCATCTGATAAATGTGATTCAAATTATGCTAATGATGAAACAACTAACAATGATACTTTTCTGCaaagtaaaaatatagatGTTAAGCAACAtcaagacgaagaaaaagaagatacaatGGTTACATTGtcaaaagatttttatcatttacataATTTAGAAGAACACGATGATAAAGAGGGCATTCACActgaaataaaacaagaacacACAGTGCCTTGTCTTACAAAAGTAATCTCTCAGGATAAGTCATGTAGATCAAGAACCAATTTCAATTTAGatgaaatagataatattaaaatggaCAGTGTTATGTCACAGAAATATAATAGCGAAGATAAACATTTACCTAAAAATGAAATACCTCAGTCTTCAGACGATGACGCGTCTTCTTCGGGCAGCCGCGAAGTTCgtggtattattaaaaatgaagctATTTTTCGAAGACGTCAAAATGCATTAACAAAACAAGCTAA gcATGTTGCTTTGTCCAAAAGTGCTAGTCATCATGCATTAAGTAGCGAAGGTACATCATTTGACAtaacaaaagagaaatgtaATGCTACTACAACTCTACCAGGTTTATATCGTAGCGCAACGCAAACGATACCTATTTCGGAAGCTGCTGAAAGTCCAAGTATGAGTATTGCTGATCGATTAGCAGCACTTCAACGTAGCGGCAATACTAATTGGAAACGTCGGATAATGAGTGAAACTTca GATGTACTTTGCAGCGCTACGTTTAATAAGGAAGAATTAACGATTAGACAAGGTGTATTAGCTGATTGTCTTGGTAAATTAGAATCTGCTACAGAAGgatggaagaaaagaattgctGCACCAGATGCTATTAAATTTACAGTAGCAGGTAAAATGAAGGTGGAACAAACAGAAAATTTAGAAGAGAGTTCGTCTTCACTTTGCATTGAAGTTATAAACAATATCacagacaagaaaaaaagaccaaGGCCGGAAAGATTTAAAGGACGAAAag atacaAAAGATGTTCTTTCGACACCATCAAGTCCAAGCAAAGATTCACCTATTACAGTAAGAAGAAGTTTCTCAGAACCTGCCAGCGACGAAAGtg gtgaagaaaataaaactaaatctACTGCGTTAGCAACTGTATCTGTTCCTAAAGTAGATGACGAAACTTTTACATCTTTCTATACTGGagtatctttgaaaaaatgtGAGACTGAACGTTTTAGTTTAGATGAAAATGCTTTTGACGTAATTACATCGCATTCAGAATT ACTAGGCCAAAAACGAAATATACAAACACAGAAAAGGCGTGCAGCTTCAAAAAATCCTATAAAATTACTAGCATCGCGTACTGATTTAAAATCTGAGTATACTGAAGTTTCTACAGGAATTGCAGAGAAGGTAATGAGAAGTTTAAACGTAGAGAaac tTGCTAAAAATTCAGCCTTGGCTGTAGAAGCTCTCGCTGGACTAGCTTCTACGGAAGATTTTAGCGCTATAACGTTAAGAAATATTGCTGATGCAAATTATACTATGAATAAACTACGACCGTATAAAGATTTAATGTTGATTATGGTAAAAGGCAGGCGTCATGTTCAAGCTAGACTGGTTGAACCAGTAGCTAATAGTATCAATAGTGGTGATACTTATGTATTAGTTACAAAATCAgag GTTTATAATTATGTGGGAAAATACAGTAATGTTATTGAAAAAGCTCGTGCAGCAGAAATAGCATTAAGTATTCAGCAGAATAAAGATCTAGGTTGTCAAGCATCTCaagttattacaattaatgaagataaaataacTTGTACAAGAAGtcaaattaaacaattttggAATTATCTTGGCATAGATACTGATATTGatg TGATTGATGGTGGTCATCCCGATGAAGATGAATTATACGAATCTgctataattaatacaaatatgaTATATGAAGTTAAGGATGAAGAATTAGTTCCTCTTGAAAAATATTGGGGTGCTATACCAAAGATTGAAATGTTGGACTTGAACAAG ATACTGGTATTTGATTTTGGAagtgaaatgtatatatggacTGGTAAAAGAGCctcaaataataagaaaaaagttgcCACCCGTCTTGCCACGGAATTATGGAAGGAAGGTTATGACTATACAGAATGTGCAATTTGTCCAATCAATGCAGCATTTATGATTGGAAGACGTAATAAATTACTTACTGATATAAAAACTGAAAAAACAAGACCTTCATGGTGCTTATTTGCAAAATTAACTCAACACGTTGAAACAGTTCTTTTCCGTGAAAAATTTCTTGATTGGCCAAATGTTGCtggtattattaaaatgaaaactattaaagataaagaacaAATCGATGGAACAATAATTGTAGAGCCATGTAATTTGAATGTTATAATAGAACCAAACAATACACCTgttgatttaaatattaagGGATGTCATTTAGGAAGAGGAACTGGTTGGTATGATGATGAG TTAATGAAACAATATACTGTCGAAACTACAAGTATAAATGTATGGCATATAGATGAATTTTCACATACATTATTGGATAATTTGTCAAATGGACAATTTTATACAGGAGATAGTTACATCATACGTTGGATGTACTCAGTTACTATTACTG gaCGTGAACTTAGCGGGTTACAATCTAAACATTCCGCAAAAGGAAGAGATCGTTCGGTGTATTTTATTTGGCAAGGAAAAAATGCATCTTTAAACGAACAAGGTGCAGCAGCTTTGCTTACAGTAGAACTTGATAATGAACAAGGACCACAG aTTCGTGTAGTTCAAGGTTATGAACCAGctgcttttttaaatttattttctggAGGAATGGTAATACACATGGGTAAAAAAGCAGATAAAAGATATGATCAACAATGGAGATTGTATATTTGTAGAGGCACACTTGAATCGGAAATATTTTTGACTGAAATACCTTGTAGCACTCGTCAATTGAGAAGTCGAGGTTCATTCCTTTTATTAGATATCAAAGGTGCAAAAATCTATGTGTGGCATGGATCTAATGCATTGCCTCACATAAGAAAg aatgcATTGTTTGCtgctaataaaattaaagataagcGACTGGAAGAATTTGGATTAACATTTGAAATTGATTTAGacattttcgaaattaatgaGGGTGCAGAACCTGAAGAATTCTTTAATG CATTAGGTGGAATGAATAAgactttatatatttctttaaaaaaagatcaaattcAAGATCACACACCAAGATTATTCCATTTCTCCagtattactaaagaattTAAAGTAACAGAAATACTATGTCTACATCGTGGTCATCTGCCTactccttttccctttttgcAAGATGAATTGTATCAGGTTAATCAGCCAG CCTTATTTTTActcgacaataaaaatgaggTATGGATATGGCAAGGATGGTGGCCTGATTCTGAAGCTGAAGATCATTCTGGTAGTAAAGCAGTAAGATGGCAAGCTGAAAGAAAAACTACAATGACTATGGCAATCCAGTATTGGGAAAGTATTCACccaaatattacaaaattcccAATATATCTAGTCTGGGCTGGCTTAGAGCCATTGCAATTTATAAATCTATTTCCTACGTGGACATACCGCGACGATATTGCGGAATTAAATATGCag gaGGGCCGAAATCCAGGTGAAATGCTGAAAGTTGAAAGTGAGCTGGCTCGATTAACACAAAGCACTTACCCACCAGCTCAATTATTACAACGACCACTACCAGTTGGAGTTGATCCCACAAGGCTTGAACTTTACTTATCTCAACAGCATTTTCAA GAATTATTGGGAATGAGTAAAGAAGAATTTCAAGAACTTCCTATGTGGAAGCAAGTGAATCTCAAAAAAGAGGTAGGATTGTTTTGA